In Zingiber officinale cultivar Zhangliang chromosome 6A, Zo_v1.1, whole genome shotgun sequence, a single genomic region encodes these proteins:
- the LOC121995426 gene encoding uncharacterized protein LOC121995426, whose translation MRTYARAHSQNGRFHGFQSKITTWSLPILGPDQASANQVWKMGDIDGGPGRNIPLTEEEDLEIEKELQSLNKPPVKTLKSFTGDLFDCIEIYKQPAFDNPVLKNHKLQIRPSFLTKSNVTMDEKFKPPIDPGFNDTCPPGTVIIRRTRKEELIMAKELPKYFRNYGSSYGVLDSSDKSYSVRARFHGFQCGLTAWALPNVGPDQTTTNQVWMYGDVDGPEESLNFIQTGWHVIPKLYDDKLTRFFTYFTIDNHKTGCMNLLCKGFIQVSAIFGPGHAFTGSDLSTYGGKQAYFSFEIRKDPKLGHWWLSMEDQNIGYWPKEVLPSLDVSKAIDFGGSVYSPNNEGSPPMGSGYFPEEGIGKSSYFMSVSYIADDQHAFTPGIGWARGLQNVPDKYYQIIGPNPDSGAWNVAYGGPGGLFNSSVV comes from the exons ATGCGCACT TATGCGAGAGCGCACAGTCAAAACGGTCGTTTCCATGGCTTTCAATCAAAGATCACTACGTGGTCACTCCCAATTTTGGGGCCAGATCAAGCTTCTGCAAATCAAGTATGGAAGATGGGAGACATCGATGGTGGACCAG GAAGAAACATCCCCTTGACTGAGGAAGAAGACCTGGAGATAGAGAAAGAACTCCAAAGCCTCAACAAACCCCCGGTCAAAACCCTAAAG TCCTTCACTGGGGATCTTTTTGACTGCATCGAAATATACAAACAACCTGCATTCGATAATCCTGTTCTGAAAAATCATAAGCTACAG ATACGACCAAGTTTTCTAACGAAGAGCAATGTGACTATGGATGAAAAATTTAAACCACCTATAGATCCAGGCTTCAACGATACTTGCCCTCCAGGAACTGTTATCATTCGACGAACTCGAAAAGAAGAACTAATCATGGCTAAAGAACTACCCAAATACTTCAGGAACTATGGCTCTAGTTATGGTGTTCTTGATTCTTCAGACAAGAGTTAT AGCGTTAGAGCTCGTTTCCATGGCTTTCAATGTGGTCTCACTGCGTGGGCACTCCCAAATGTGGGGCCAGATCAAACCACTACAAATCAGGTATGGATGTACGGCGACGTCGATGGTCCTGAAGAAAGCCTGAATTTTATTCAAACCGGATGGCAC GTTATTCCTAAGCTATATGACGATAAGTTAACTCGTTTTTTCACTTATTTTACA ATCGACAATCACAAGACGGGCTGCATGAACTTACTTTGCAAAGGATTCATACAAGTTTCAGCAATCTTTGGACCTGGACATGCCTTCACTGGTAGCGACCTTTCTACGTACGGAGGCAAACAAGCATACTTCAGCTTTGAAATACGAAAG GATCCTAAACTTGGTCACTGGTGGTTGTCAATGGAGGATCAGAATATTGGATATTGGCCAAAGGAGGTTTTACCTAGTTTAGATGTATCAAAAGCGATAGACTTTGGAGGTTCAGTGTATTCGCCCAACAATGAGGGGTCTCCTCCCATGGGGAGTGGTTATTTTCCCGAAGAAGGGATTGGTAAATCCAGCTATTTTATGTCAGTGTCGTACATAGCGGATGACCAGCATGCTTTCACTCCGGGCATTGGCTGGGCGCGTGGGTTACAGAATGTACCCGACAAATATTATCAAATTATTGGACCTAATCCAGACAGTGGTGCTTGGAATGTTGCTTATGGTGGACCGGGTGGGTTGTTTAATTCTTCAGTAGTATAA
- the LOC121995427 gene encoding uncharacterized protein LOC121995427, which produces MWMIIKTNITLPLDDMGKPISCENWDASIIKKVEANAKATCTLQCGLTREGLNRVGLFTSAKELWKKLIELHEGTTDTLHEGISDTKECETTSQLHARIQDLLNGLHGIKQKIENKDTNIRLAEKGIALVTGTSKTREPKVKRRTEPESED; this is translated from the exons atgtggatgatcatcaaaaccaaCATCACACTCCCACTCGACGACATGGGAAAACCAAtttcatgcgagaactgggacgcaagtataataaagaaggtTGAGGCCAACGCCAAAGCTACATGTACTCTTCAATGCGGCCTAACAAGGGAGGGGTTGAACCGAGTTGGTCTGTTCACGAGTGCCAAAGAACTATGgaagaagctgatcgaactacacgaaggcaCCACTGATACGCTGCACGAAGGCATCTCCGATACGAAA gaatgtGAGACGACTAGCCAACTTCATGCAcggatacaagatctactgaacGGACTCCATGGGATCAAACAAAAGATAGAGAATaaagac actaataTACGACTagctgagaaaggtattgctttggttacaGGTACAAGCAAAACCCGGGAACCAAAAgtaaagcgcagaaccgaacctgagtctgaAGATtaa